One stretch of Apis cerana isolate GH-2021 linkage group LG8, AcerK_1.0, whole genome shotgun sequence DNA includes these proteins:
- the LOC107995350 gene encoding uncharacterized protein LOC107995350 isoform X2, with protein sequence MLRLLRTRLFRINKSFLIKNENKEIQYVQNNCLWHQNINFDLNNVNNLEEKTDKKKKIPKIPKITLIHPNNSITVTVLEDAEKLADRRNLQLVHDGIIESVKSKVQGIFSEQKIKKGNTIFLYSPLEDENNSSKNNTV encoded by the exons ATGTTACGACTATTAAGAACacgattatttagaataaataaatcatttttaatcaaaaatgaaaataaagaaattcaatatgttcaaaataattgtttatggcatcaaaatatcaattttgatttaaataatgtgaataacttagaagaaaaaaccgataaaaagaaaaagattccaaaaattcctaaaattaCACTTATCCATCCAAACAACTCTATAACTGTTACTGTATTAGAAGATGCAGAAAAATTAGCTGATCGCCGAAATCTCCAATTAGTACAT gATGGGATAATAGAAAGTGTAAAAAGTAAAGTACAAGGAATATTTTcagaacaaaaaataaaaaaaggtaatactatatttttatattctccatTAGAAGATGAGAATAATTCTTCAAAGAATAATACTGTttga
- the LOC107995350 gene encoding uncharacterized protein LOC107995350 isoform X1 — MLRLLRTRLFRINKSFLIKNENKEIQYVQNNCLWHQNINFDLNNVNNLEEKTDKKKKIPKIPKITLIHPNNSITVTVLEDAEKLADRRNLQLVHVSDQCKNNRQIYKLVEYSKIKEKEENEEEEEKEKEKKYDKKKIKSTKLFTIKSDIMDYDLNIKINNINKVLKKNHKVKIFFIHRDGIRDGIIESVKSKVQGIFSEQKIKKGNTIFLYSPLEDENNSSKNNTV; from the exons ATGTTACGACTATTAAGAACacgattatttagaataaataaatcatttttaatcaaaaatgaaaataaagaaattcaatatgttcaaaataattgtttatggcatcaaaatatcaattttgatttaaataatgtgaataacttagaagaaaaaaccgataaaaagaaaaagattccaaaaattcctaaaattaCACTTATCCATCCAAACAACTCTATAACTGTTACTGTATTAGAAGATGCAGAAAAATTAGCTGATCGCCGAAATCTCCAATTAGTACATGTAAGTgatcaatgtaaaaataatagacaaatttataaacttgtagaatattcaaaaattaaagaaaaagaagaaaacgaagaagaagaggaaaaagaaaaagaaaaaaaatatgataaaaaaaaaataaaatccactAAATTATTCACCATAAAAAGTGATATAATggattatgatttaaatataaaaatcaataatattaacaaagtattaaagaaaaatcataaggttaaaatattttttattcatcgtgATGGAATACGG gATGGGATAATAGAAAGTGTAAAAAGTAAAGTACAAGGAATATTTTcagaacaaaaaataaaaaaaggtaatactatatttttatattctccatTAGAAGATGAGAATAATTCTTCAAAGAATAATACTGTttga